From the Clostridium putrefaciens genome, one window contains:
- a CDS encoding FeoA family protein, whose amino-acid sequence MNNCYIPLNSLPLGKSCKVRNLTSEGLIRRRMLDLGLTYDTVVKPLHKSPSGDPIAYLIRGTVIALRSEMSSMILVEAL is encoded by the coding sequence ATGAATAATTGCTATATACCACTTAATTCTTTACCCCTTGGTAAGAGTTGCAAAGTAAGGAATCTTACTTCTGAAGGTCTAATAAGAAGAAGGATGTTAGATTTAGGATTAACCTATGATACCGTAGTAAAACCACTGCATAAAAGTCCTTCTGGAGACCCTATTGCCTATCTTATTAGAGGTACTGTCATTGCTCTTAGAAGTGAAATGTCTTCTATGATCTTGGTAGAAGCACTCTAA
- a CDS encoding FecCD family ABC transporter permease, which yields MALIKTNRIEKKVIKNNHLFNPLFVIIIGLISLVLVIAVSISLGAADVKVMTIWNSIFNFDNGITDHLVIREIRLPRVLGGAIVGACFAVAGALMQGMTRNPLADSGLMGLNAGAGFVLAICFAFFPGIPYIYLILYSFLGAAFGAAFVYGIGSFSKSGLTPLRLVLAGTAVSALLSAISQGIAIYFNIGQNLLFWTAGGVAGTTWLQLKIIIPWVFIALVGAIAVSPSITLLSLGDDVSKGLGLKTNVVKLITTIIVLMLSGVAVSVVGSVGFVGLIIPHLARYLVGVDYRWIIPCSAVFGSLLVVLADLCGRIINPPYETPIGAIIALIGVPFFLYLAQKERRGL from the coding sequence ATGGCTTTGATAAAAACTAATAGAATAGAAAAAAAAGTAATAAAGAATAACCATCTTTTCAATCCTTTATTTGTCATAATTATCGGGCTTATATCTTTGGTATTAGTCATAGCAGTGTCGATTTCATTGGGAGCTGCTGATGTAAAGGTAATGACTATTTGGAATTCAATATTTAATTTTGATAATGGAATAACTGATCATTTGGTTATTAGGGAAATTAGATTACCTAGAGTATTAGGGGGCGCCATAGTAGGTGCTTGCTTTGCTGTAGCTGGGGCTCTAATGCAAGGAATGACCCGTAATCCACTGGCTGATTCGGGTTTAATGGGACTAAATGCTGGTGCAGGGTTTGTTCTTGCTATTTGTTTTGCTTTTTTTCCAGGAATTCCATATATATATTTAATTCTATATTCTTTTTTGGGTGCGGCCTTTGGCGCTGCTTTTGTATATGGTATAGGCTCATTTTCTAAAAGTGGATTAACCCCACTTAGGTTGGTATTAGCAGGTACTGCTGTAAGTGCTTTGTTAAGTGCCATAAGCCAAGGAATAGCAATTTATTTTAATATCGGACAAAACTTGTTATTTTGGACTGCAGGTGGAGTAGCAGGAACTACATGGTTACAGCTTAAAATAATTATTCCTTGGGTATTCATAGCCCTTGTTGGTGCAATTGCTGTTTCGCCATCAATTACTCTTTTAAGTCTAGGCGATGACGTTTCTAAGGGACTTGGATTAAAGACAAATGTAGTGAAACTTATAACTACAATTATTGTTCTTATGCTTTCAGGCGTAGCGGTATCTGTAGTGGGTTCCGTGGGATTTGTAGGACTGATTATACCACATCTTGCTCGTTATCTTGTAGGTGTTGACTACAGATGGATAATTCCTTGTTCAGCGGTATTTGGAAGTTTGCTAGTGGTACTAGCTGATCTTTGTGGAAGAATAATTAATCCACCTTATGAAACACCTATAGGAGCAATTATTGCTCTCATAGGAGTACCCTTCTTCCTTTATCTAGCACAAAAGGAAAGGAGAGGATTATAA
- a CDS encoding ABC transporter permease translates to MINLIRNENMKIAHSISTWIMVGIVALMIVAVGLISRFAGAEAPKSDWKTDIITENESIKKNIEDAEISENSKANLTKELQTNEYHLEHNIEPIQGKSLWGFVEGIARGMIGLISLFAIIMAGGIVANEFSGGTIKLLLIRPSKRWKILLSKYIAVIGYTILMLLVLLVVSSIVGGILFGFKGAGIPFIANSNGKITEINMIAHIVQIYGLQCISLVMMVTLAFMISTVFRNSAMAIGIGVFLLTIGTTITMLLLKYNWSKYILFANVDLNQYIDGEPLVKGMTMTFSITLLIVYFVIFNVISYIGFTKRDIVA, encoded by the coding sequence ATGATTAACTTAATTAGGAATGAAAATATGAAGATTGCCCATAGTATAAGTACGTGGATAATGGTGGGTATAGTAGCTCTTATGATAGTAGCAGTTGGACTTATATCGAGATTTGCAGGTGCTGAGGCACCTAAAAGTGATTGGAAAACAGATATAATAACTGAAAATGAGTCTATTAAGAAAAACATAGAAGATGCTGAAATAAGTGAAAATTCAAAAGCCAATCTTACAAAAGAATTACAAACTAATGAATATCATCTTGAACATAACATAGAACCTATACAAGGTAAATCTTTATGGGGGTTTGTAGAAGGAATAGCAAGGGGAATGATAGGTTTAATCTCACTTTTTGCTATTATAATGGCTGGCGGAATAGTAGCTAATGAGTTTTCTGGAGGAACAATTAAACTATTACTGATTAGACCTTCAAAGCGTTGGAAAATTTTACTTTCTAAATATATTGCGGTTATAGGATATACCATTTTAATGCTTTTAGTACTTTTAGTAGTGTCATCTATTGTCGGAGGAATATTGTTTGGATTTAAAGGAGCGGGTATACCATTCATTGCAAATTCTAATGGCAAAATCACTGAAATTAATATGATAGCGCATATTGTTCAGATTTATGGACTTCAGTGTATAAGCTTAGTTATGATGGTTACTTTAGCCTTTATGATTTCTACAGTTTTCCGTAATAGTGCAATGGCTATAGGAATTGGAGTTTTTCTTTTAACTATAGGAACTACAATAACAATGCTACTGCTTAAATATAATTGGTCAAAATATATTTTATTTGCCAATGTGGATTTGAATCAATATATTGATGGGGAGCCATTAGTTAAAGGAATGACCATGACATTTTCAATCACCTTATTAATAGTTTATTTTGTTATTTTTAATGTTATTTCATATATAGGTTTTACAAAAAGAGATATAGTAGCATAA
- a CDS encoding radical SAM protein, giving the protein MDRYSFITNKKPREIVLLKGFPCIWGKCTFCDYILDNSTSEEEINEVNFKVLKNITGKYKVLEVINSGSCFELPIKTLERIKDVIKEKGIETLFLESHWCYKNKVKDMREYFEIPIIFKIGVESFDYKFRNEFLNKNAKFKTIKELKEHFDSPCIMVGIKGQSKDQIDNDINIVLNNFNHATINVFVENSSNLKRDEELINWFKEKYVFLDDDSRVEVLYNNTDFGVGD; this is encoded by the coding sequence ATGGACAGATATAGTTTTATAACAAATAAGAAACCAAGAGAAATAGTTCTTTTAAAAGGATTTCCTTGTATTTGGGGAAAGTGTACTTTTTGCGATTATATATTGGATAATTCTACATCAGAAGAAGAAATCAACGAAGTTAACTTTAAGGTTTTAAAGAATATAACGGGTAAATATAAGGTTTTAGAAGTGATTAATTCAGGTAGTTGTTTTGAACTTCCAATTAAGACCTTGGAGAGAATTAAAGATGTAATAAAAGAAAAAGGTATAGAAACGCTATTTTTAGAAAGTCATTGGTGTTATAAAAATAAGGTGAAAGATATGAGGGAATATTTTGAGATTCCAATAATATTTAAAATTGGAGTTGAATCTTTTGATTATAAGTTTAGAAATGAATTTCTAAACAAAAATGCTAAGTTTAAAACAATAAAGGAATTAAAAGAACATTTTGATTCTCCTTGTATAATGGTAGGTATAAAGGGACAAAGCAAAGATCAAATAGATAATGATATAAATATAGTATTAAATAATTTTAATCATGCTACTATAAATGTATTTGTAGAGAATAGCTCAAATTTGAAAAGAGATGAAGAGCTAATAAATTGGTTTAAAGAAAAGTATGTATTTTTAGATGATGATTCTAGAGTTGAAGTCCTTTATAATAATACAGACTTTGGAGTTGGTGATTAA
- a CDS encoding ABC transporter ATP-binding protein — MLQRFFSYYKPYKKLFLLDFSCAISASVLELMFPLVVNELIDNLLPSGNWRLIVWGAFGLFGIYLCSSVLEYVVTYWGHKLGINIETDMRKKLFDHVQKLSFSFFDNNKTGDLVSRMTNDLMDLGEIAHHGPEDLFISIMTLLGAFSLMLSINWRLSLLTFIVIPPLIYLSVYFGNKMTMAFNNMFKDIADFNSRVENNISGIRVVQAFSNEKYEKQRFAINNERFRKTKLDCYNIMAWNASFSYILIKFSSLFVLVCGSWFVIQKDMTPGEFVAFFMLSNVFLKPIQQINSVIETYPKGIAGFKRYIELLETKPDIEDDKEAIHAQNVKGDIEYKNVTFAYENNQNILKNINLTVGKGETVAFVGPSGAGKTTICSLLPRFYEIESGSITIDGIDIRKMKMESLRSHIGIVQQDVYLFNGTIRDNIAYGRLNATEDEIWQAAIRAQMEELINSQKEGLDTIIGERGVKLSGGQKQRLSIARMFLKNPTILILDEATSALDTETEVAIQMALLELSKGRTTLVIAHRLATIKNADRIIVVTQEGIVEQGNHNELISVDGVYGRLHKAQFSV; from the coding sequence ATGTTACAACGTTTTTTTTCGTACTATAAACCTTATAAGAAATTATTTTTATTAGATTTCTCTTGTGCGATTAGTGCCTCGGTACTAGAATTAATGTTTCCATTAGTTGTTAATGAGTTAATAGATAATTTATTACCAAGTGGAAATTGGAGGTTGATTGTATGGGGAGCATTTGGGCTATTTGGGATTTATCTATGTAGCTCTGTTTTAGAGTATGTTGTTACATATTGGGGACATAAGCTAGGGATTAATATTGAAACTGATATGAGAAAGAAATTATTTGATCATGTTCAAAAGTTGTCATTTAGCTTTTTTGACAACAATAAGACAGGGGATTTAGTGTCTAGAATGACAAATGACTTAATGGATTTAGGAGAAATTGCACATCATGGTCCGGAGGACTTATTTATTTCAATTATGACTTTATTAGGTGCATTTTCACTAATGCTTTCTATAAATTGGAGGTTGTCACTGTTAACTTTTATTGTAATTCCACCATTAATTTATCTTTCGGTATACTTTGGTAATAAGATGACAATGGCATTTAACAATATGTTTAAGGATATAGCAGATTTTAATTCTCGGGTTGAAAATAATATTAGTGGAATTAGGGTTGTTCAAGCCTTTTCTAATGAAAAATATGAAAAGCAGCGATTTGCAATAAATAATGAACGGTTTCGAAAAACAAAACTAGATTGCTATAATATTATGGCATGGAATGCATCTTTTAGCTATATTTTGATAAAATTTTCGTCCTTATTTGTATTGGTATGTGGTTCATGGTTTGTTATTCAAAAGGATATGACACCTGGAGAGTTTGTGGCGTTTTTTATGTTATCAAATGTGTTTTTAAAACCTATCCAGCAGATTAATTCTGTAATTGAGACATATCCAAAAGGAATTGCAGGATTTAAAAGATATATTGAACTTTTAGAGACAAAACCTGATATAGAAGATGATAAAGAGGCCATTCATGCTCAGAATGTCAAAGGTGATATTGAGTACAAAAATGTTACCTTTGCTTATGAAAATAATCAAAACATACTTAAAAATATAAATTTAACGGTAGGAAAGGGAGAAACAGTAGCATTTGTTGGACCTTCAGGTGCGGGGAAGACTACTATTTGTAGCTTGCTACCTAGATTTTATGAAATTGAATCAGGAAGTATTACTATAGATGGAATAGATATAAGAAAAATGAAAATGGAATCCTTACGGAGTCATATTGGTATAGTACAGCAGGATGTTTATTTATTCAATGGAACGATAAGAGATAACATTGCTTATGGAAGATTAAATGCTACAGAGGATGAAATTTGGCAAGCTGCAATACGAGCACAGATGGAAGAATTAATAAATTCACAGAAAGAAGGCCTAGACACTATTATTGGAGAACGTGGAGTAAAATTGTCTGGAGGACAGAAACAGAGACTTTCTATTGCTAGAATGTTTCTCAAAAATCCAACCATTCTTATTTTAGATGAGGCAACTTCAGCGCTTGATACAGAGACGGAGGTAGCAATTCAAATGGCTCTTTTGGAGTTGTCTAAAGGTAGGACAACTTTGGTGATTGCACATAGGTTAGCAACCATTAAAAATGCAGATCGTATAATTGTAGTCACACAGGAGGGTATTGTTGAACAAGGAAATCACAATGAACTTATATCAGTGGATGGAGTATACGGTCGTCTTCATAAAGCACAATTTAGCGTATAG
- the feoB gene encoding ferrous iron transport protein B: protein MVKAYKSTNSTVLEQELKINKTNLDDKIIALGGNPNVGKSTVFNSLTGLNQHTGNWPGKTVTNAHGNYLYKDNNFILVDIPGTYSLMANSIEEEVARDFICFGNPDTTVIVVDATCLERNLNLVLQTLEITSKVVVCVNLMDEAKRKGISINMDKLSKKLGVPVVGTSALHGHGLNDLMDAVLEVSSKDIIPNTLSVVYDDPIEEAIGEIQDIIKVKFQNALNSSWLALKLIDGDKTLLDSINKYLNFDLTKEEDIINKADEIREFLNKKGIDSDTFRDKVVSKLITISENISSEVVSFKNKDYNNKDRKIDKYLTSKKFGIPIMILLLAIVFWITITGANVPSQLIAKGLFWIEDKLTMFFTSLGTPPFVHGVLVLGIYRTLAWVISVMLPPMAIFFPLFTLLEDLGYLPRIAFNLDNYFKKSCACGKQALTMCMGFGCNAAGIIGCRIIDSPRERLIAIITNNFVPCNGRFPILIAIITMFFSSAIFGPFQSIISALILTAVIILGVVMTLLISKLLSKTILKGIPSNFTLELPPYRKPQVGKVIVRSIFDRTLFVLGRAIIVAAPAGLIIWVMANITVGNLSILTHCANFFDPFARLIGLDGYILMAFILGFPANEIVIPIIIMSYMCTGSMLELDSLVQLRTLLVSNGWTSLTAVCVMLFSLFHWPCATTCLTIRKETQSFKWTLVSFLVPTITGIIICFIVANTARLIGLV from the coding sequence ATGGTCAAAGCTTATAAATCAACTAACTCAACTGTGCTTGAACAGGAGCTAAAAATCAATAAAACAAACCTAGATGATAAAATAATAGCCTTAGGTGGTAATCCTAATGTAGGTAAGAGTACTGTTTTTAATAGTTTAACTGGTTTAAATCAACATACCGGTAACTGGCCTGGTAAGACTGTAACAAATGCTCACGGAAATTATCTTTATAAGGATAATAATTTTATCCTAGTAGATATTCCAGGCACATATTCCTTAATGGCAAATTCCATTGAAGAGGAGGTTGCTAGAGATTTCATATGTTTTGGAAATCCAGACACAACCGTAATTGTAGTTGATGCAACTTGCCTTGAAAGAAATTTAAATCTTGTTTTGCAAACCCTTGAGATAACTTCAAAGGTTGTAGTATGCGTTAATTTAATGGATGAGGCAAAGAGAAAGGGCATATCAATAAACATGGATAAGCTTTCAAAAAAACTTGGAGTTCCTGTAGTTGGAACAAGCGCCCTACATGGTCACGGCTTAAATGATCTAATGGATGCTGTTTTAGAAGTTTCATCTAAGGATATTATCCCTAACACATTAAGTGTTGTATATGATGACCCTATAGAAGAGGCCATAGGTGAAATTCAAGATATTATCAAAGTTAAATTTCAAAATGCTCTTAATTCTAGCTGGTTAGCATTAAAGCTTATAGATGGTGATAAGACTCTATTAGATTCTATTAATAAATATCTTAACTTTGACTTAACTAAAGAAGAGGATATTATAAATAAGGCTGATGAAATCCGTGAATTTTTAAATAAAAAGGGTATTGATTCCGATACCTTTCGTGATAAAGTTGTTTCTAAACTAATAACTATATCAGAAAACATAAGTAGTGAGGTAGTTTCCTTTAAAAATAAGGATTACAATAATAAGGATAGAAAAATAGATAAATATCTTACCTCTAAAAAGTTTGGAATTCCAATTATGATTCTCCTTTTAGCTATAGTCTTTTGGATTACCATTACTGGAGCCAATGTTCCATCACAACTTATAGCTAAGGGCCTATTTTGGATTGAAGATAAGCTTACAATGTTTTTCACCTCACTTGGTACTCCACCCTTTGTCCATGGAGTATTAGTTCTTGGTATATATAGAACTCTTGCCTGGGTAATATCAGTTATGCTTCCTCCAATGGCTATATTCTTTCCTCTATTTACCTTACTTGAAGATCTAGGGTATCTACCTAGAATTGCTTTTAACCTTGACAATTATTTCAAAAAGTCCTGTGCTTGTGGAAAACAAGCATTAACAATGTGTATGGGATTTGGTTGCAATGCTGCCGGCATAATAGGATGTAGAATAATTGATTCACCAAGAGAAAGACTAATTGCCATAATCACAAACAACTTTGTACCTTGTAATGGAAGGTTTCCTATTCTTATAGCAATTATAACCATGTTCTTTTCCTCAGCTATATTTGGTCCCTTTCAGTCCATAATCTCTGCCCTAATACTTACAGCTGTAATTATCCTTGGTGTAGTAATGACCCTTTTAATATCTAAACTTTTATCAAAGACCATATTAAAAGGTATCCCATCAAACTTTACTTTAGAACTACCACCCTATAGAAAGCCCCAAGTAGGAAAAGTTATTGTGCGCTCTATATTCGATAGAACCTTATTTGTACTTGGTCGTGCAATTATAGTAGCTGCACCCGCAGGCCTTATCATATGGGTCATGGCTAATATTACTGTTGGTAATCTAAGTATCCTAACTCATTGTGCCAACTTTTTTGATCCCTTTGCAAGGCTTATCGGCCTTGATGGATATATATTAATGGCATTCATTTTGGGTTTCCCTGCAAATGAAATAGTTATCCCTATAATAATTATGAGTTATATGTGCACAGGAAGCATGCTGGAACTCGATAGCCTAGTTCAGTTAAGAACTCTTCTTGTTTCTAATGGTTGGACCTCTTTAACCGCAGTATGTGTTATGCTATTTTCTTTATTCCATTGGCCTTGCGCTACCACCTGTCTTACTATAAGAAAAGAAACTCAAAGTTTTAAATGGACCCTAGTGTCCTTCCTTGTTCCAACTATA
- a CDS encoding ABC transporter ATP-binding protein, whose translation MEVKTIVKIKNVTKKIGKKTIIKNLTFDVRSGEVFGFLGPNGAGKTTTIKMLLGLMSITEGEMYIDGLNVEKDFEGAIAKVGGIIENPDLYKYLTGYQNLVHFWRMYPDIKKERIDEVVKIMGLENRIHDKIKTYSLGMRQRLGVAQALINSPKLLVLDEPTNGLDPAGIHELRNHLRSLAREENIAIIVSSHLLSEMELMCDRVGIIQNGKLVKIQDMEEMLENKGNTVMSLTVTPIEKAKTYLNSLSTKYKPKIKDKEIEIIEDIENIPQLVEKLVAHEIKIYDVHKVHQSLEEKFLEMTGGNQIA comes from the coding sequence ATGGAAGTAAAAACTATAGTAAAAATCAAGAATGTTACAAAGAAGATTGGTAAAAAGACAATAATAAAGAATCTTACTTTTGACGTACGTTCCGGTGAAGTATTTGGATTTCTAGGACCAAATGGAGCGGGTAAAACTACTACTATCAAAATGCTTTTAGGGCTGATGTCTATTACTGAAGGTGAAATGTATATTGATGGATTAAATGTTGAAAAAGATTTTGAGGGGGCAATTGCTAAAGTAGGTGGAATTATTGAAAATCCAGATTTATACAAGTACTTAACAGGATATCAAAATCTTGTTCATTTTTGGAGGATGTACCCAGATATAAAGAAGGAACGTATCGATGAAGTTGTAAAAATTATGGGGCTTGAAAACAGAATACATGACAAAATAAAGACATATTCTCTAGGTATGCGCCAAAGGTTAGGGGTTGCACAAGCGCTAATTAACTCTCCAAAACTATTGGTACTAGATGAACCTACTAATGGACTAGATCCAGCTGGTATTCATGAATTGCGTAATCATTTAAGATCACTTGCAAGAGAAGAAAATATTGCAATAATTGTATCAAGTCATTTGCTTTCAGAAATGGAGCTTATGTGTGATAGGGTAGGAATTATACAAAATGGGAAATTGGTTAAGATTCAAGATATGGAGGAAATGCTTGAAAATAAGGGAAATACAGTGATGTCTTTAACTGTAACTCCAATTGAAAAGGCAAAAACTTATTTAAATAGTCTTAGTACTAAATATAAACCTAAAATAAAAGATAAAGAAATTGAAATTATAGAAGATATAGAAAATATTCCCCAATTAGTTGAAAAGCTTGTGGCGCATGAGATTAAAATTTATGATGTTCATAAAGTGCATCAAAGCCTAGAGGAAAAGTTCTTAGAAATGACAGGGGGTAACCAAATTGCATAA
- a CDS encoding metal-dependent transcriptional regulator: MSDEFHTVRGYELKRESKNMLTPALEDYLEMIYRNSMNEDYIRINTLAKLLNVKDSSASKMVKKLGELNFVDYEKYGVVTLTDEGKKVGKFLLNRHNVIENFLSLIGCKEDILLQAELIEHTITPDTVDNIRILNDFFENDKDVLEKYANYKRDINGR; this comes from the coding sequence GTGAGTGATGAATTTCATACTGTACGTGGATATGAATTGAAAAGAGAGAGTAAAAATATGCTTACCCCTGCATTAGAAGATTATCTTGAAATGATTTATAGAAACTCAATGAATGAGGATTATATTAGAATAAATACACTTGCAAAGCTTTTAAATGTTAAGGATTCTTCGGCTTCAAAGATGGTAAAGAAACTAGGTGAGTTAAATTTTGTAGATTATGAAAAGTATGGGGTTGTAACCTTAACAGATGAGGGAAAAAAGGTAGGAAAGTTCCTACTAAATAGACATAATGTAATAGAAAACTTTTTATCTCTTATAGGATGCAAAGAGGATATTCTCCTCCAGGCAGAATTGATTGAGCATACTATTACACCTGATACAGTAGATAATATAAGGATTTTAAATGACTTTTTTGAGAATGATAAGGATGTATTAGAAAAGTATGCAAATTATAAAAGAGACATTAATGGAAGGTAG
- a CDS encoding ECF transporter S component gives MDVKRISTIKLTIVGVSIALNIIGTLIAFSFKIPILMDSIGTIMISCLIGPMYGVITGICSCIISGVTFDIYSLYFAPVQIFVGLLSGIMFKWEFMKGKKRLLGVLFISIVSSFTGAVISAFTFNGITSSSSSYIVILLSSLGLNKIFSVFLVQVLMDYIDRLLAVSLVIPVLAALPVTLKQKLVRN, from the coding sequence ATGGACGTGAAAAGAATTTCTACAATTAAGTTAACTATTGTAGGTGTAAGTATAGCACTAAATATTATAGGAACTTTAATAGCTTTTAGTTTTAAAATACCTATACTTATGGATTCTATAGGAACTATAATGATTTCATGTCTGATTGGTCCTATGTATGGGGTTATAACTGGAATATGTAGTTGTATAATAAGTGGAGTGACTTTCGATATATATTCCTTATACTTTGCACCTGTACAAATTTTTGTAGGGCTTTTATCAGGTATAATGTTTAAGTGGGAATTCATGAAAGGAAAAAAGAGATTGCTTGGAGTACTTTTTATATCTATAGTGTCTTCATTTACAGGGGCTGTAATTTCAGCATTTACATTTAATGGAATTACGTCTTCAAGTTCATCTTATATAGTTATTTTATTATCAAGTTTAGGACTAAATAAGATCTTTAGTGTATTTTTAGTACAAGTATTAATGGATTATATAGATAGACTTTTAGCAGTTTCTTTAGTTATTCCTGTATTAGCAGCACTTCCAGTTACATTAAAACAAAAGTTAGTGAGGAATTAA